The Paenibacillus amylolyticus genome contains the following window.
GTTGCGTTCAGATTGAGCCCATGTTGCACTCTCTCCTTCGGCTTTTGCGTTCAGACCCAGATCCAGGGCTCCACGGCTTTCACTCGCAACGTTTTTGCTCACGTTACGCTCGCTGTCTTTCACGCTGTTGTTGCGTTCAGATTGAGCCCATGTTGCACTCTCTCCTTCGGCTTTTGCGTTCAGACCCAGATCCAGGGCGCCACGGCTTTCGCTCGCAACGTTTTTGCTCACGTTACGCTCGCTGTTTTTCACGCTGTTGTTGCGTTCAGATTGAGCCCATGTTGCACTCTCTCCTTCGGCTTTCGCGTTCAGACCCAGATCCAGGGCGCCACGGCTTTCGCTCGCAACGTTTTTGCTCACGTTACGCTCGCTGTCTTTCACGCTGTTGTTGCGTTCAGATTGAGCCCATGTTGCACTCTCTCCTTCGGCTTTCACGTTCAGACCCAGATCCAGGGCGCCGCGGCTTTCGCTCGCGTAGCTGCTGGTTCACGTTACGATCATCGCCGCCTCTTGAATAGTCGCTCATCGTTGTACCTTCTCCCGACACATTGGCATTCAGACCAAGGCCCAGCTTGCCAGTACTGCTACGCTCAGCAGTATGGTCGGCAGAACGATCATTGTATCGGTTCGTGCTCTCTGAGGATAAGCCGGCATTAAGTCCAAGATCCAGATTCAATGCTCCGCTTGCACTGGAAGAACCTCCATGGCTACCATGGTTACCGTAACCAGTGTCACGTTGTCCTGACAGAAGCGATCCCAGTTCCAGACGCAAACCTGCATTCAGATCCAGATTACCACTGCTGTTATTGCTATAGCTATCTGCGTAAGTTGCCTGCGAAGCTCCCAGCAATCCAGCCACCAACGTACCCGACAATACCGACAATTTTACCCAACGATTCACTTTTTTCATGATTATATACACTCCTTCTCAATTTTGGTTGAATTAACGCCAATGTTGTCTATGAGAAAGAGGTATATTGCGGCGGCCGTCCCGGTGGTGCCTGTGACCATTGACTGAACCCATCCGGCCGTTCCAGTCGGAAAGCAAAATGATAATCCGGCGTAACCAGACCTGTTGTTGCTCCCGGAAGTGCAGCGGCTGGAGCGGTTGCTCCACCTCCAGTTACACCTGACGCACCGGAGCTTGTCCCTGCGGAAGCATTAGCTGCTCCAGGAGAAGTTGCTGCAACAGACCAACTTGTTGGTCGTTCGGTGCGAGGCTGTAATGGAAATGCTGCATCAGCATCGTCTTGTTTCAGATTGGCTTCCTGCTTACTCTGCACTTGTTCAGTGACAGATGGTTTAGCAGACGGCTGATCTGCGAGGAATAACTCGTTATCGGGCATACCTGCATTAACATTGGAATCCTGCGTCCGATCAGCTCCTTCCACAGGCAATGCCTGCGGGACAACAGGTTGTTCTGGACGTACTGCGTCCTGTCCTTCCTCGTTGTTCTGTGGTGAAACTGGAGCTGCGAGTTCACTCGTATTGGAAGTTTCAACATTCGGTGTTTTGACGACCGCAGGTTGTTCCGGAGTGACTACAGGCCGTTCCGGCCTCACACTTGGAATCTCCACCTGTTCCTGATCAGGATTGAGTTCAGCGGTTACGTCTACAACTGGAACTTCTGCTCTCACAGAAGGAAGCTGGACATTTCCCTTACTCAGATCCACTTGGGATGAAGAGATATGGACGGAAGTAACTTCAGGCACATCCACCCTCACGGAAGGTAATTCAACCTTGCCCTGCCGAAGGTCCGTTTTCACAGCAGACGTCTCTGCCTTGATGACCTTGGGTACCTCTGCGGTAACGCCAGGCAAGGATGCTGTACCTTCGTTCAGGTTCACCTGACTGCTTGATACATCGGCTTGGATTACCGGTGTATCCGCCTTAACGGACGGCAGTTCGACGGTTCCCTTCTTCGCATCAATTGCAATCTCTGATGTTCCTGCCGATCCAAGCGGTGTATCTACTTTCAGCTCAGATACACTCAGCTTACCTGTCGATTCATTCGCTTTGATCGACGGAACTTCAACATCCAATAATGGTGTGGACACCGATACCGACGGAGTCAGGTTCAAACCGCCATCCGAATCACGTGAAAGCAGATTTAGCGACAATCCGCTGGACGGTTTTTCAGAAGATATCTGAGCATCATCTGCATATACATGCGACGATCCAACCCCCAGCATCAAAGTCCCGGCAAGTATTGCCAGTGGTATGCTTCCAAGACGTACGATGGATTTTGGTAACTTTACATTCAAGTTGCTTCACCCCCTTTCCGCTAATGCGTTGGTGGGACAAGGCATATGAGTTTTCCCCTAGGAATAATTAGAATACAGGGATTTCTGCCTGTTCCTCATTAAACGTGAAGGCGTTTACTCAAACGCTTTTTAATCAAAAACTTAAAATTTGAAGTAAATTCAAACCTTCATTTCAAATGTTCAAACCTGAACAGGCCCGGCATATTTTTAGTCACCTGCAATCATGGTCTTGGCTGCAATGGAGCCATTCAGATCGGCTTTTTCCCTGTTGCGTTTCATCAAATAAATCAAACCAAGCAAGGTCAGCAGAATGCCTGAACAGACAAAAGCCGGCACTACTCCGAATGAAGTGGCCATGAATCCACCTACCACCGGGCCCATAATATTACTGGCTGTCATCACGCTGCCTACCGTTCTAAAGACCCTGCCTGTCATCGCCTCAGGTGTCTGTTCCTGTAGCAGGATTTGAAAAGGTACAATCGCAAACCCAATTCCGACACCAGCCAGGGCAAAGAGGGATACTAACAGCAGATTGGCACCTAGTCCGGCATGCGGCCAGATCCCCACAATTAATCCGGCTCCGCCGATCACCAGACCCATGAGCATGGTACCCAGACCCATTTTCAAAACATGCCCTGCATGCTTCCACTTCCGCACACTCATCGCTGCAATTAATGTACCTACACCACTGGCAGCCACGCACCATCCCAGCAGATCACTTGAAATTCCGGGAAGCTGTCTGAATAACACCACGGTCTGTGAATCGGCAAATTGCAGAAAAAGTATAGCTGAAGCTAGCAAAATCAGAGACGTTCCTACATAAGGGAGAGATGCGAGCATGCGGATGCCCTCCTGTGTTTCCTTCCAAAAAGAGCTTTTGGGGCGGTTGCGAAGGCCCTCAGCTGTCTCTTCCTCTACCTCTGTTACGTTATGAATTGCAGATTGGATCACCCGAGTTCCCGGAATCCACAATAAAATGATGCCAGAGATTAGAAAAGACGCAGAATCGAGAACAAAACACCAGGTGATGCCAAAAGCGGCTACCAGCAGTCCACCAAGCGCTGGACCGATAATTTTGGACAACTGTTCAATGATAGAACTGATGGATACCGCTTGCGCAAGCTGTTCGTGCGGTACAATTTCTTTGAGCTTTCCGTTTTTGGCAGGTGAAAAAATGACATCGAACAGAGATTTGAGGATAAGCAGTATGTAGACGTGCCAGATCTGATCGGCAAAAATCAATGCACCCACGATGAGAATCCGTGCACCATCGGCTACTATCATCAACCATTTTCGGTTCAGGCGATCTGCTAGTGTGCCTGCGAATGGCCCTGTCAACAGAATGGGTAGTGCGGCGGATAGTGTGACAAATGTAATCTCCCATGGCGTTGCATTCCAGCGGATACCCACGAGGGTCAGGATTGCGAGCAGATGCAGCCAATCTCCCAGATTGGAAATGGCCTGTGCCACCATCAATGTTACAAAAGATCGGTTATTCTTCAGCGGTCGATGTCCTTCAAACGTTAAATCACTTGTCATCCTGCTTCTCCTCCATTGTCTTCCGAGTTCATAAGATGAACTCATTATAAGGGAGCAAGGCTTGACTCAACCTCCTGCCAGAGACGGAGAAGAAGCGGCATCTGAAGGATGATTTTTCCCCAAGACGAATGATCAAATTTTAAATGCTAAAAATGCAAATCTTGTGACATATCGCATGTTTTTCGTAGAAATAGAGGTTTACAATTAAACCATGGCGACAACCTGAATCGTCAAACCTAACAACCCAACTCATATAAGTTGAAATTATCTTTTACATGAACAGCATAACGGAGAGGAACACTCTTCATCATTTCAACTTATAAAATTAATCTGAAAAGGCGGGATCAGCATGCTGGAATTAGAAGAAATCGGAACCGAACGTTCACTTCATCTGTACCGCACCTTGGCCCAGACATTCAAGAGCGTGAATGAACACGCTGTATCCGGAAGCAAAGTGCATGGCTTCAACCCCACCGCATACGGGGTGCTCGAAGTGTTATATATGAAAGGAGCACAGCCGATTCAACAGGTTGGTGCACAGCTTCTGCTGCAAAGTGGTAATGTGACCTATGTGATTGATAAGCTGGAGCAAAAAAGATTGTTACACCGCAAACATTGCCCGCAAGACAGACGTATCATCTTTGTGGAACTGACTGAAGAAGGAAAGCGTACGATGGATGACATCTATCCAGGCTATGCATTAAAGATCGATCGCGCGGTAAGTGGACTCAGTGAGGAAGACAAGGATTTGTTGTCCGAACTCTTGGGAAGGCTTGCACATTCTGCAGATCGTCTATCAGCCAACAGCTAGAACGTATTTTCAAACCTGCCGAAAGCTGGAGCGTAACTGAATGTTCTGGAGCAGATATGGAGCGGGAGCGCTAACGAACCTGTGACGTCTTTTTCAGAGGTTTGAAGGTCTCGCAGCATTTTAAGGAATCTGACGCACGCTATCTTTGAATAAACAGCCGTGTACAACGTGTTTTTCAGGTAATCTCCGGAAATAACGTGTCTCATGTTTCTTAAAAATTAAAAAGACCAGCAGAAGGTGAAGTAAGCTGTCCTCAGTTCCTTAGAATTTTCGTCTGCACGATTCACCAGGAGCAGTCAGCATGTACTTCAAAACATGCTTTTGACTCGGACATCCACCTACGAATCCCATGTCTGAGTTAGAAGATACACTCCCGTTCACTGCACACGTACCATCAATCAAAAAACCGGACTTGCCTGACATCGGCGAATCCGGTTTTTCGTATACTTCCATTTTTATTTTGAGCCTTGTGGCTGCGCTGGAGCATCTGCATCTTCGGGGACAATCAAACGTTTGCGTAGAGCAAGCGTCGTTACCCATGAGACCAGAGCAATGACAAACATAATGACAAACAGGGAGTGTAAACTTCCTTCCAGCACGCTTCTCAGTAGCGCCCACTTGTCATCGGATAGCGCTGCATCCGTATGTGGTGCGAGCAGTTCATTCAGATCACTCTCCGATATTCCGGCCTCCGCCAGATTTTGCTCACTCGATAACGTGGAGATCCGATAATTCAACCATGTCCCAAAAGCCGCTGCACCAATCGTCTGTCCCAATGTACGCATAAACGTATGCAGTGCTGTTGAGGAACCACGTTCCTGATATCCTACGGAAGACTGCGCAATAATGGTGAATATCGTAAACGCAAATCCAAAGCCAAGACCATAGATAAAGGTCAATATAAATAACACAGCCTGCGGGGATGTCCCCCCCACCAGAAAGAGTCCGCCCGAACCGATCGCAATGCCTGTTAAACCAATCAATGCGGTTAACCGTGATCCAATTTTCATCAGCAGGCGACCTGCGAGCACACTACCAATAAGCCAACCGACTGACATCGGCGCGAGTAGCAATCCGGATTCCGTCGCATTTCCTCCCCGAACGCCCTGCACCCAGAGCGGCAAATAACTGGTTAGGCCGATCATCAGGGTACTGGTTAACAGTCCGGCGATATTCGCCACACGGATGTCCCGAATTCGGAACAGATGTAGTGGAACCATAGGGGCCTGAGCTCTTTTTCCACCACAAAAAATAAAATGATAAACAGAGCGGCAACCACACTCAGTCCTACAATCAACGGAGAACTCCATGCATAATACTGCCCACCCGCCGACAGGACAAATAACAATGCGGTAATGCCCACCGTGAAGGTCAGCGCACCGACATAGTCAATTTTGGCTGTACGTGGAGAGATATCTTCTTTCAGATAACGAAATACAAACCACATCGCGAGCAGACCAAACGGCACATTAAAACCAAAGATCCACTGCCAGCCAAGATTGTCTACAAAATAACCGCCAAGCAGCGGTCCT
Protein-coding sequences here:
- a CDS encoding MarR family transcriptional regulator, encoding MLELEEIGTERSLHLYRTLAQTFKSVNEHAVSGSKVHGFNPTAYGVLEVLYMKGAQPIQQVGAQLLLQSGNVTYVIDKLEQKRLLHRKHCPQDRRIIFVELTEEGKRTMDDIYPGYALKIDRAVSGLSEEDKDLLSELLGRLAHSADRLSANS
- a CDS encoding MFS transporter, coding for MTSDLTFEGHRPLKNNRSFVTLMVAQAISNLGDWLHLLAILTLVGIRWNATPWEITFVTLSAALPILLTGPFAGTLADRLNRKWLMIVADGARILIVGALIFADQIWHVYILLILKSLFDVIFSPAKNGKLKEIVPHEQLAQAVSISSIIEQLSKIIGPALGGLLVAAFGITWCFVLDSASFLISGIILLWIPGTRVIQSAIHNVTEVEEETAEGLRNRPKSSFWKETQEGIRMLASLPYVGTSLILLASAILFLQFADSQTVVLFRQLPGISSDLLGWCVAASGVGTLIAAMSVRKWKHAGHVLKMGLGTMLMGLVIGGAGLIVGIWPHAGLGANLLLVSLFALAGVGIGFAIVPFQILLQEQTPEAMTGRVFRTVGSVMTASNIMGPVVGGFMATSFGVVPAFVCSGILLTLLGLIYLMKRNREKADLNGSIAAKTMIAGD